The Triticum urartu cultivar G1812 chromosome 6, Tu2.1, whole genome shotgun sequence genome includes the window CAGGATGAACTTACATGGGGAAGAGATGGAAGATCTAGATTTTTCTGGTGAAGTAGAGGAGCTGATCAAAGAGGTGCGTTGGCTGGGGATTTTTAGGGTTCATACAACTCGGCCCTTTGGGCACTCAGCGCTGCTGAATTAGATGCGCAATGCTTGGGCTGCTGCGAAGGGGGTCACGTTCAATATCAAAGGCCCAAATTTGTTCCTTGTTTAGTGTCATTGCCTTGGGGATTGGAAGAGGATCATGGACGGGGGGCCTTGGCTGTTCTGCAGGGCGCCGGTAATTATTCAAGAGTATGACGGGTTCTCAGATGTCTCTCAGTATAAACTAAACAAAGTCCCAGTGTGGGCGAGGATCAAAGGCTTGCCGCCAGGGCTAACGGCAAAGAAGTCGCTGGCAGAAAAGGTTGCAGCTAAGGTGGGAGGTCCACCGATCACAGTGATAGTGAATGAGGGGGTGATAAACCCTAATAATACGCTGAGGGAGAGGGTGTTTTTGGATGTCAATGAGCCCCTTGTCCGTTTTGTGCCAATAACCCTAAAGGAGAGTAAGAGGTACCCAGTGGCTTATGAGAAACTCCCTGACTTCTGCTACCTTTGTGGCTTGATGGGCCATATAGTTGAAGAGTGTGGGGATGCTGTGCATGATCCAAGAACCTATGAGTGGGGAGATTGGCTTCTCTGGGCACCGGAGCCGAACCCACAGGCTCAAACAGATCGGGACGGAGGAGGAAGAAGTGGTGGTAGAGGAAGAGCGGGTGGAAGAGGAGACAGAGGAGGCAGGCAGGGAAGAGGCGATGGGGGGAAGGAAGAAACAGCAGAGCAAGAGATTATGCAGGAGAAGAGGATGCGAGCTACCAGCCGGGACATCAGGGAGTAGTGGAAAAAAACATTCGTAAGAGGCTGGTCTCTTCTGATGGCACGCTAAATGTTAGAGGGCAACCCGTCCCCAATCTTGCAGGCAAAGTGGCAGATACTGTCCTTTTACTAGAGGGAGGCTCAACCTCAACAGATAATGATGGAGGGCAGAAGACACCGGGGAAGGTACCAATAGTGAAGAGAAGGAAGCAGGGTGAGAAAGGAGATGTCCGACAGGATGAACTGATGACGGAGGCGGCCTCCCACGAGGAGGACCACCGAGCCAAATGAATGCTTTGTGTGTTGGAACTGTCGCGGTTTGGGCAACCCCGCGACAGTTCGGGAAGTCCGTGACCTCACGGCAAAATTTGCCCCGGCCGTGTTGTGCTTAGTAGAAACTCAATTGTCGAGCGCACGTGTCGAGATTTTAGCTCAATCGTTCGGATATGATAGACCCTTTGCTGTTAGTAGCTCGGGACGGAGTGGAGCTCTTGTAATTTTCTGGAATGAATCAATAAAGCTAGAAGTTACCGGCTACTCGAAATATCATATAGACACTAATATATCTGATCTTGGACCTTCGCCATGGAGGTTAACATGTGTGTACGGAGAAGCACAGGTGGCAGAACAATATAAAACATGGGACACGCTGTGCTCTATTTCGGCGGCGTCAACACTGCCTTGGGCAGTGTTGGGAGATTTTAATGAGGTTCTAATTCAGTCAGAACATGAAGGAGTCAACTTGAGAGGCCAAGGGCAGATGGAGGGATTCAGGGATGCCCTAGATGTTTGTGGCTTGATGGATTTAGGCCACAAAGGAAGATGGTGGACATTTGAGAAGAGGGTTGCGGGTGGGACTTACACAAGAGTCTGCCTCGACCGAGCAGTCGTAGATGCAGCGTGGAGTTCTCTTTTTCCGCTCGCGGAGGTGAGCAATGAGACTGCAGCTTGCTCTGATCACGGGCCTATAGTGCTGAAGCTATCGGATGATGAGGATGCGAGGAGGAAGCCGAAGAGCTTCAAGTACGAGGTAATGTGGGAGAGACACCCAGAGTTATATTCACTCATAGAAACGAACTGGAATGGAAAACCGAAGGGTTTTTCGGCAATTGAGGTCAGATATAAAATTAAAGATCTCAGCGAACATTTGTACAGCTGGGATAGGCATACCTTTGGTAATGTAAAGAAGGAGATCAAGAAACTCGCGAAAGAGCTTGAGGTGTTAACGAACGTACCAGGAAGAACAGAACCGAGCCATCTTGAAATCAAAGTGGTTGACAGACTGGTCGAGCTATACCACAGGGAAGAGATCATGAGTAGGCAGCGGTCGCGAGTAGACTGGCTTACTTATGGTGACAGCAATACAAAATATTTCCAGCAAAGAGCATCGATGTGAAGGAGAAAAAACAAGATCACGGCCCTGGCTAGGTCGGATGGGCAATTAACGGAGGATGCAGAAGAGTTAGAGGGTATGACAAATGAGTTTTATAAAGGCCTCTACACCTAAGAGGGATGCAACAATATGCAAGAGGTTTTGGACTCGGTTCCGGTGAAGGTGACGAATGATATGCGAGCACAACTGGACGCGGTGTATACGAAAAAGGAGGTCAAATCAGCACTTTATCAGATGTTTCCTATGAAGGCGCCGGGGCCTGACGGATTCCCGGCACATTTCTTTCAGAAGCATTGGGGGGTCTGTGGAGAAGAGGTGACTAAGGCAGTGCTGGCGATAGTCGAGGGAAACGAAAGTGCAGAAGGTATTAACCAGACATATTTGGTCCTCATACCGAAGGTAAAAAACCCTTCTCACTTATCACAGTTCCGACCGATCAGTTTATCTAATGTGCTTTATAAGATAGCTTCTAAAGTTATCGCCAACCGCCTGAAGAATGTGATCCCTGAGATCATTTCAGCTGAACAATCGGCCTTTGTTCCCGGCCGTTTAATCACGGATAACATCATCGTAGCATATGAATGCTTGCATTTTATGAAACGCAATAAAGCTATCAAACACAGACATTGTGCTCTTAAATTGGACATGATGAAGGCATATGATAGGTTGGAATGGGAATACTTACGAGCTATCATGCTGAAACTGGGGTTTTCTCAGAGATGGGTTGATATTGTTATGAACTTGGTCACATCAGTCTCTTATTCAGTTTTGTTTAATGGAAAGAAGTTGGAGGAATTTAGACCTAGCAGAGGAATTCGTCAGGGAGATCCTATCTCCCCTTACCTGTTCTTATTGGCAGCGGAGGGCCTTTCAGGCCTATTGAAAAATTTAAGTGAGTCATCCCAACTGGGTGGGATACAAGTGGCGCCACTAGCTCCACCTGTTAACCACTTGTTATTCGCAGATGACAGCCTGCTGTTCTTTAAAGCAACCGGGGGAGGGGCGACCGAGGTGTCAAACCTGTTGGAGAACTATTGCCAGGCTTCTGGTCAGAGGATTAACATAGCTAAGTCTTCTATCTTTTTTAGCAAGGGTTGCCCAAACACTATAAAGGATGAGATTAGAGCCATACTAAATGTTCCCAATGAATCCCTGAATGAAAAGTACCTAGGATTGCCTTTTGATGTaggcaattctaaaaatggagcATTTAAGTACTTGAAGGACAGGCTGTGGAGCAAGGTGAAGGGATGGATGGAAAAATGTTTGTCTTCATAAGGAAAGGAAGTCTTGGTTAAATCAGTGGCACAAGCAGTCCCAGTGTTCTCAATGTCATGTTTTAAGCTACCTCGGGGCCTTTGTGAGCACCTAAACAAGCTAACAAGGCAATTCTGGTGGGGAAGCAGGGAAGGTAAACGTAAGCCAGCTTGGGTTTCTTGGAAGTCTATGACTCAGCTCAAATTCATGggtgggctagggtttcgggaTTTTGAGCTTTTCAATCTAGCTCTTTTGGCAAGACAGTCCTGGAGACTTCTGCAGTGTCCAGATTCTTTGTGTGCGAGAATTTTGAAGGCTGTCTATTATCCTCAAAGCACAATTCTGGAAGTTGAACTTGGGAATCGGCCATCACAGGTATGGCGAGCCATAATGGAAGGAATAGATGTCCTCAAGCAAGGGATTATCAGGAGAATCGGAGATGGATCAACAACGAGGATATGGGTAGATAACTGGATACCGAGGAACGCTATCATGAGGCCATTAGCGTGTCTATCGGCCAACCCCCCAACCTTCGTAAGTGAGTTGATTGATGCACATAATGCGGCATGGAATAGAGAAGCGCTTGATGCTAATTTTATTGCTACGGATACCCTGGCTGTCTTGGCCATTCCGATCTGCACTAGACAAATGGATGATCAATGGGCATGGAACTTTGAGAGGAATGGAGTTTTTTCAGTAAGATCTGCTTACCGAATGTTGGCTGACACAAAGCGCAGAAGAGAGGAATGGTTAGAAGGAAGATCTGGGTCCTCAGATTTTGTTGCTGAAGCTAAATCATGGGCGTCACTATGGTCCATTAAAGTTCCCGGAAAAATACGTTATTTCTTGTGGAGACTGTCTAAGCTGTCGATCCGAACAGAGGATGTAAGACACGCAAGGAAAACCAGCTATGTGGAATGGCAGATTCATGGCGACACTCACTTTTTGAATGTTCTGTTGCAAGGTGCGTTTGGGCACTGGTTGATGAAAACATACTTGATTTTATTCAAGCGACCCCGGAGCCGAATGCTAAGGTGTGGTTATTTTCAGCCATAGATCATCTACCACAAGATAGCCTGATAGTGATGGCAGTAACTATGTGGGCGATTTGGTGGGCTCGTCGTAAGGCTATTCATGAGGGAGACCTACAGAGCCCGCACGCGACTCATTCGTTTGTAAAGAGTTTCATTGCTGAAATTGCAACTGTTCATAATGGGTCGGCTACAAGGAGCGACTCGCATGCAGCAGCGAGACATGGTGTCAGGCAAGGATGGATACCGCCTGATCATGGTGTTGTCAAGATTCAGGTAGATGGGGGAGTTGCCAGAAACGGGAGAAGAGGAGCAGCTGCCACCATAGGAAGGAACCGCGATGGCCAGTTCCTCAGTTCCTCAGCAATGGTTTTTGATGAGATCAATGATCCACCGATGCTAGAAGCGCTGGCCTGCCGTGAGGCGCTAGCCCTAGCTCAGGATTTACATTTTGATCAGATTGTTGTTGCCTGTGATTGCAAAACTGTtgtggaggaaattaagaaaggGACGGCAGGAAGATATAGCATGATTGTCAAGGAGATCCAAAGCCAGGCAAGACAATTCACACGTTGCGACTTCATCTTTGAAGGATGGCAAGGGAATGTTGATGTTCATAATCTAGTTAAATTCTGTATTTCTCTAGTTCAAGGGCGCCATTTGTGGTTGGGAGTACCCCATGATCCCTTTGTTATTCCTGTAAACCGAAACATTAATCAATAAAGTTTGGTTTACCGCTCAAAAAGAATGTAGTGAATATTCCTCCAGGACCACTTTCTGTCACTGAGCGTAGAAGCAAGGCAAATTCGACCGTTTCCTAGAGCCAGCCAAAGACCATAACGCCTTCTAGACTGCCTTGCCGTTCATTCTCATTTCTTTTAGCCAAAATTCACTCACATTTGTCTTTCTTGACTAGACCACCAGTCCACCAAGACTAGTCTACTCAAATTAAGTCCAACTCATATAACACGTCAAGGAGAAATTTGACAAGGGTAGCAGTTAgttggtttttctttttttttttaaCACTCCAGATGCCCACAAACACGCACATACACTCACCTCTAGAAACGCATGCACGCACAACCTACCCAACAGGagcgtctcctcccactgaacgaaCATCAAATAAATCCAAAAAACAGCGAGCACCAGTGCCAAGTTTAGAACTTAAACTCTAGTTGGCTAGTTCCACCACAAGGAACCTCAATTAGTTAGTTCTGATGTGACATGGTGACCTGAAATaaattctactccctccgttccttaatataagtctttttagatattcCAATATGGACTatatacagagcaaaatgagtgaatgtacactctaaaatatgtctatatacattgttatgtagttcatattgaaatctctaaaaaaagACTTATGCTTAGGAACGAGGGAGTACACATCAACTTATATAACACGTCAAGTCAGACTCGCCCAAGACTCAGCCGAAGACTCAGCAGTAGCAAGGCACCACCACGACACTACTTTGCCATAGTCAGTTACCTTCATCCAGAACACCTACCTGGGTATCGGGTCGAAATTGCTAGTGTAACCCGTTGCCAATTTTATCCCTCTTCCATTGCACCACTCGAGCGTCGAGCGTTGGAGGCTCGGCAATCAATGGATATCCTCATCTCTACAATCGTAGGCGACCTCATCAGTAGGACGGCGTCGTTCGTGATCAGCAAATACTTCCAGCAGCAGCCTGACATCAACAAGATTGTCCAAAGGCTACAGAGTGTTGTATTGAGAATCGACATCGTCGTCGAGGAGGCCGAGGCGCGGGACATCACCAACCAGGGGATGCTCCGTCAGCTCAAGATGTTGAGGCAAGGAATGTACAAAGGCCACTATGTTCTCGATGCCTTGAGATTCCAAGCGGCCCTCGACGAGGAGAAGGTAAGCCACTCATCATCTGCGCTCTCTAAATTCAGTCCAGCCAAACGGCTCCGTTTCTCTCGGACCGGCAGTGGCAGCAGCAACAGAGAAGCACTGTTGTTCGGCACAAACAACAACATGCGAGAAGAGCTGCAACAGATGGTTGATACCCTTGAAGACACCGTGGCCGGTATGAAGGAGTTTCTTTTCTTCTTGGAATTGTATCCTCGGATCCTTCGCCAACCTTACGGCACATATTTGCTCTTGGATAATTGCATGTTTGGTCGCCAAACTGAACGGGAATGGGTCCTGAAATTCTTGTTGTGTCCCAATGTTATGCCAGACTTGGCTGTACTTCCAATCATTGGTCCAAGAAGAGTAGGGAAGAGCACCCTTGTTGAGTATGTCTGTAGGGATGAGAGTGTGCGTGGTCACTTCTCGATGATCTTGTTCTTTCCAGAAGGCAGTCTCAAGGATGAAGGACTTATTGACCTGAAAGGAAACAATATTAGTGGCCTAGTCAGACATCAAAATTCTGCTTCTCAAAACAGGTTGCTGATTATTGTTGAACTGGCTGAGGATATTAGTGAGGGAACATGGAGAAGGTTGAAATCTTCCGCAACCAGCATGACACCACGTGGTGGGAGCAAAATCATAATCACCAGTCGATCAAATAGAATTGTGAATCTGGGAACAACCGAAGCACTTCGACTGGAATATCTCCCGCAAGACGCTTATTGGCACTTTTTCAAGTCGCTTGCATTCGGGAGCACAAACCCAGATGAGCAGCCAAAACTGGCAACGATGGCCATGGAGATGGCTTTGGAGCAGAGACAGAGCTTCGCAGGCGCGCGTATCATTGCTGGGATACTGCGAGATAACTTCAATCCTCGATTTTGGCGCACAACTCTTGAATGTATAAGAGCATATAAACAGACAAACCTCCTTATTTTTGAACAGCACCCAACAGTTCGTTTGCGAGACGATGAACCGGTGTACCATAGGAGATCGGAGAAGAGCAGCAAACATTTCTTGATTTGCAACATTTACCGGTCAGATTCCGAGAATGTTCCCAAGATCAGTGTGCAGGATATTCTCTTAGGATGTGGTGGTACGCTACCCTGTGGAGAATTTGAGGCTCTTGCATGGAGGTCTAGCATACCGCCCTACTACAACTACACGATAAGTTGTAAGATGCAGGCACCACAACCTACAGTAGGAAGGAAGAAGCGTGTACATCAGGATGGGGAACATTTGATTTGAGTAGCACACTGTCTGCGACTCATATCATGTATGCTACCGCCTTCTCTTACGAATTAGAAAATATCATTACTGTCTTGTGGAGTCTTACCAAGTTAGCTAACATATATGTATGTCGCCGTGTAGGCACTAGGCATGGAGTCGTCATATCGTCGTACAAGTGTTTGCATGTCGAGTACATTGTGCTTGTGTTTGGGTAAGTACTTTCAGAGTCAAGACGAATGTTTGCATTGTCAGTTAAGTTAGAGTACAAGACAAGTTGTATTTATAGAGTTGAGTACTTGAGTCTGTATCCTATTGATCTTGATACTATGTGTACTATGTAAACCTAAGCCTTGTAATAATTCTTGAACATGGAGAAAAGAGTAGAGAAAAGGTGCCCCAAACTTGCTCTGTTTCTCATGTGTGTGAGTTTGATCCTTGGGCGGAACCCAGCAAGTCTGTCAAATGTAATTTCTGTGGCAGATTCTTTTCTTGCTGGGCATAAAGATCAGAAAGATAAGCTGGAATGGTAGTGGTGGTATTACCTGGAACTCAGGGCGGTGAGGAGGCAACGATAAATGTAAAACTAAGTTGTTGGATTTTGGCTATTACCCCATGAACTGAGCTGTGTTTTCTATCTTTTGATCAGCaccaaaaccttcgtgagctagaCTCTTTTTCTAACAATACATCAAAACGTGAAGCCTTTGTGTTTCTCCGGAAAACAAAAACATACCTTCATAGGATTAAGCATGCAGCCATACAGACGCTTCTCCCTCccagatactccctccgttccaaaatgagatagatgacccaactttatactaaagttagtataaagttgggtcatctattttggaacggagggagtagatcaCAGCCATGATCTTGTGTGCCATGAACTAGGAGTGCCCAGGTATAGTACCCTGATTGCTCCGAAACAGAGCATTCATGTATGGACCTGCAAAAGTATGAACATCGTTCTTATTAACAGGTAGACCTAAGCACCTTCCGCAAGAGCATGTAGCAATAGTCAGGCCGGTAACGAATGCCCATTACCAAGGTCGGACCTCAAACAGATAATTAGTTGAAGGCATCGTCAATCTGCACTTACTTAACACATGGCAAAACCACTAGGTTGGGAACAGGGTAACCATATTTTGCAAGAGGTCAGGGGAAGGTATTGATAAACAGTGTTCATTCAGAAAGTCATTCTTGTGGGTAACTGATTTTGGATACAAACAGAAGTGATTCAGAGGGCACAACACAGGGAAACAGAGAATTGATGAATTGAGATGCTGCAGTATTTGTGTGATACATACAATTACCAAGTTCCCTATCCAGGCCTGAAAAATAAGCGCATTCAGCGTACATTTTAGCATCAAAGGCACAAATTATGATCTCAAACATTTACTACACAAGTAGACCAAATTCAGACTAATTCTGCAGACAACATTGAAGACAGATGAGGACAGTGATGCAGATGCAGTCGGACCCTTGGAAGTTAGCGAGCTAGGAGATGCAGACCCAGACGCCGAGGACGATGAGGGCGGTGCCGAGCGCGGCGGGCGCGGCGCGGGTGGCCTCCCCGAGCagcgcggcggcgacggcggtggcggcgaAGGTGGTGGCGTTGGTGACGGGCACGGCGACGGAGATGGGCGCGTCGCCGAGGAGCCGGAAGAAGGCCGCGGAGGCGGAGAGGTTGGCGGCGAACGGCGCCGAGTACTGCCACGTGAGGAGCAGGTCGGCCCACCGCCGGACGGCGCCGGTGCCGGCGGGGAGGGAGCGGGAGCGGCGGTCCCAGACGAGCGCTCCCCGGCGCATCAGCGCGTTGGTGGCGCCCCACACCAGGCCCACCGCCACCATGCTCGCCGCGTCGCCGCCCACCGCCGCCATgctctctcgctcgctcgctgGGGTGCGGTGGATCTGGGGGGCTGGACGGCGGTGAGCTCTCCCTCTGTTTCTCTGCTTTCCTCGCTGTGACTGGATCTCGCTGACTTGTTTGGAGGTTTGTGTTTGTGTAATTTCAAACTTTTGGCTTCTCAAAAGGGAGTTTGTGTTTGGGTAATTTCAAATTTTTGCTAATATCTAGACTATAGAGAAGTTAGAAAATTTGACAAGTTTTGGGCATGCTAAATCTTCTAAGCCCAACTCTAACCGATTCCTTCAAAAATAGAGAACTATTCAGTCGAGTAAAGCTTAGTGAAGTATTTTTACTCCATTAAGTTTTGGTCATTTCTAACCGACCTCTTAAATTTAGCGGAGTAAAACTTACAACTGGCTTGTGCGTTTCATCGAGCGCGCTCCAACAACGACAAGACAGACAAGGCGGTGCGTGAAGCTGCGCTAGGTGGTGCCCAAGGAGTGCATGGTGGTGTCCATGGAGCTGCGAGAGGAGGTCTTGTCGTGGTCTTACCTCGGTGTTGGTGTCTCTGCCCTGCCAGCTCGCCAACGCAGAAAGCTTCTTGAGCTCCCACATAGGCGTGTCCTTCTCAAAGCCCCCACAGCCGCCGGCCCCCAGCGACTGGCTCGATGCGTGGGACTTTGCCATCGGGGTGGACTAGTCGAGGTGCCCGGACAATCTTGAGGTCTAACCTAGGCGGTCAGATGGAGAGAAC containing:
- the LOC125516076 gene encoding disease resistance protein RGA2-like, encoding MLRNEGVHINLYNTSSQTRPRLSRRLSSSKAPPRHYFAIVSYLHPEHLPGYRVEIASVTRCQFYPSSIAPLERRALEARQSMDILISTIVGDLISRTASFVISKYFQQQPDINKIVQRLQSVVLRIDIVVEEAEARDITNQGMLRQLKMLRQGMYKGHYVLDALRFQAALDEEKVSHSSSALSKFSPAKRLRFSRTGSGSSNREALLFGTNNNMREELQQMVDTLEDTVAGMKEFLFFLELYPRILRQPYGTYLLLDNCMFGRQTEREWVLKFLLCPNVMPDLAVLPIIGPRRVGKSTLVEYVCRDESVRGHFSMILFFPEGSLKDEGLIDLKGNNISGLVRHQNSASQNRLLIIVELAEDISEGTWRRLKSSATSMTPRGGSKIIITSRSNRIVNLGTTEALRLEYLPQDAYWHFFKSLAFGSTNPDEQPKLATMAMEMALEQRQSFAGARIIAGILRDNFNPRFWRTTLECIRAYKQTNLLIFEQHPTVRLRDDEPVYHRRSEKSSKHFLICNIYRSDSENVPKISVQDILLGCGGTLPCGEFEALAWRSSIPPYYNYTISCKMQAPQPTVGRKKRVHQDGEHLI
- the LOC125516077 gene encoding transmembrane protein 234 homolog, encoding MAAVGGDAASMVAVGLVWGATNALMRRGALVWDRRSRSLPAGTGAVRRWADLLLTWQYSAPFAANLSASAAFFRLLGDAPISVAVPVTNATTFAATAVAAALLGEATRAAPAALGTALIVLGVWVCIS